In Pseudobdellovibrio exovorus JSS, the genomic stretch CAGACGGCAACGGGATCAAGATCCTACCCCGCTTAAAAGAGACCCTAGCTCCACGCTTTGTCCCTGTTATCATCATCAGTTCTGACCACGATATTATTACAAAGGTAGCAGCCTTTGGCGTGGGTGCCGATGACTACATCAACAAACCACCGGATCCTAGCGAATTACGGGCACGAATCGAAGCTAAACTACGCACAGTCCAGTCCTTAACTGCCGAAAAATCAGTATTGGAATACAGTGACCTTGTTATTGATCTAGATAAAATGACTGTCGAAATTCTGGCAAAGGATGCTTCCAGAAAACAAGTCGACCTGACTCCGTACGAGTTTAAAATTTTACGATTGTTACTTTCACGTCCGGGCCAAGTTTATAGTCGTGAAATCATTATTGATAGAGTTTGGGGTATCGATAAATTTATTACGTCACGCACTGTGGATGCCCATGTAAGCCACTTACGTAAAAAGCTCGTTCAAAGTGAAGTCCAAATCGAGACAGTACTCAGCGCAGGTTACAAACTCGCCCTTAAAGATAAGTCTTCAAAGAAGGCATAGCTTCTTCAATATTTTGACTTAATGCCTTCGTCTTCTTGAGGTAGTCTTCCACTTGTTTTTTACAGTCGGCAAAGCTCTGCTGATCACGTATTTTCTTGCTAAGTTCACGAGACTCATCCCCATAACTTTTGAATCCCAATAAAGCGGCCGATCCCGCTATCTTATGAGCCCACTTCCAGATATTCTCAACATTTTCGCTCTCATTTCCATGTTCATTGACTAAGGCTGCTTTAATATTCCGACTGGCTTCGATTAGGTTCTGGTTAAAATGGGCCATGATTCGCATCACCGTTTCCTCGCCCGTGTCTTCATACAAATTAAAAAAGCTTTCTCGATCAAAGCCTTCATGCCGACCTAAAACATTAGATACTTCTTCTATCGAAAAATTCTGTTTTGAGTCACCCATTCTGTATCCCGCCTGCTCTGACATAACTGCCCTTTCAGATTTACTCGAAGAACTATTATGAATTTCTGAATCAATAATGGCCATACTTTTTACACCCTCTGTATCGGTATGAATAGGCACAAATATTAGTATTGGCCTATATAAAAGATGCGAAGTTCATT encodes the following:
- a CDS encoding response regulator transcription factor, which gives rise to MARILCIEDSQEFQIYLTSILKEHALTFVTSSSEALRLTEGGRDHFDLILLDVSLPDGNGIKILPRLKETLAPRFVPVIIISSDHDIITKVAAFGVGADDYINKPPDPSELRARIEAKLRTVQSLTAEKSVLEYSDLVIDLDKMTVEILAKDASRKQVDLTPYEFKILRLLLSRPGQVYSREIIIDRVWGIDKFITSRTVDAHVSHLRKKLVQSEVQIETVLSAGYKLALKDKSSKKA
- a CDS encoding Hpt domain-containing protein, coding for MSEQAGYRMGDSKQNFSIEEVSNVLGRHEGFDRESFFNLYEDTGEETVMRIMAHFNQNLIEASRNIKAALVNEHGNESENVENIWKWAHKIAGSAALLGFKSYGDESRELSKKIRDQQSFADCKKQVEDYLKKTKALSQNIEEAMPSLKTYL